The Thalassotalea sp. HSM 43 genome window below encodes:
- the trpA gene encoding tryptophan synthase subunit alpha, producing MTEVSQLGQRYQDMFDKLEQQQQGAFIPFVTIGDPNKEQSIAIIKTLIDNGADALELGIPYSDPSADGLTIQLAAKRALDAGINTDICIDILQQVRAYAPHIPIGLLLYTNLVFARGIDSFYADMKHAGVDSVLIADVPMRESKPFETAAAKHGIAPIFIAPPNASDETLQQVAAHCKGYTYVLSRAGVTGTEVKANMPGKELIDTLRQYHAPAPVLGFGISKPQQVSEAMNNGADGAISGSAVVNIIAENLDDNPMMLDALSRFVKDMKAAS from the coding sequence ATGACTGAAGTAAGTCAGTTAGGTCAACGCTATCAAGATATGTTCGACAAGCTTGAACAGCAACAACAAGGGGCCTTTATCCCATTCGTTACTATTGGCGATCCTAATAAAGAGCAATCTATTGCCATCATTAAAACCCTTATTGATAACGGTGCCGATGCGTTGGAGCTGGGTATCCCCTATTCGGACCCAAGTGCCGATGGATTAACCATTCAGCTGGCGGCAAAGCGTGCGCTTGATGCGGGTATTAATACCGATATCTGTATTGATATTTTACAACAAGTTCGCGCTTATGCACCGCATATACCAATAGGTTTGCTTCTATACACTAATTTAGTCTTTGCCCGCGGTATTGATAGCTTTTACGCCGATATGAAACACGCTGGGGTCGACTCAGTATTAATCGCCGATGTGCCAATGCGAGAAAGTAAACCGTTTGAGACGGCTGCTGCTAAGCATGGTATTGCACCAATCTTTATCGCCCCGCCAAACGCCAGTGACGAGACGTTGCAGCAAGTTGCCGCGCATTGTAAGGGCTATACCTATGTATTAAGCCGAGCTGGTGTTACCGGTACGGAAGTTAAAGCCAATATGCCCGGTAAAGAGTTGATCGATACCTTACGTCAATATCATGCTCCGGCACCGGTATTAGGGTTTGGTATTTCTAAACCTCAGCAAGTATCTGAAGCAATGAACAATGGTGCCGATGGCGCCATAAGTGGCAGTGCGGTGGTCAATATTATCGCCGAAAACCTTGATGACAACCCTATGATGCTAGACGCATTAAGTCGCTTTGTTAAAGACATGAAAGCGGCGAGCTAG
- the trpB gene encoding tryptophan synthase subunit beta codes for MTNLSNKKDKTMDAYFGEFGGMFVSELLVPALEQLERAFVDSQTDEDFQQQFNELLEKFAGRPTPLSLCRNLVKNPNSKIYLKREDLLHGGAHKTNQVLGQALLAKRMGKTEIIAETGAGQHGVATAIACSLLGLKCRVYMGKVDCDRQQPNVFRMELMGAKVIPVTAGSGTLKDAVNEALRDWSANYDTAHYLLGTAAGPHPFPTIVREFQKMIGIEAKQQILQEQGRLPDYVVACVGGGSNAIGMFHDFINEDKVKLVGVEAGGKGVQTHHHGATLVAGSKGMLHGAYTYIMQDKYGQIEESYSVSAGLDYPGVGPQHAMLKETGRAQYVPINDDEALEAFQALSRNEGIIPALESSHALAHALKIAESAEQETVILVNLSGRGDKDLSHVMGILSGENYREKS; via the coding sequence ATGACCAACCTAAGTAACAAGAAAGACAAAACCATGGATGCCTACTTTGGCGAGTTCGGCGGCATGTTTGTCAGTGAATTACTGGTACCCGCACTAGAGCAACTTGAACGAGCTTTTGTCGACAGCCAAACCGATGAAGATTTTCAACAGCAATTTAATGAATTACTGGAAAAATTTGCCGGTAGACCCACGCCATTATCCTTGTGTCGTAATTTGGTGAAAAACCCGAATTCGAAGATTTATTTGAAGCGAGAAGATTTATTACACGGTGGTGCGCACAAAACCAATCAGGTTTTAGGTCAGGCGCTACTGGCAAAACGCATGGGCAAAACCGAAATAATCGCCGAAACCGGCGCCGGTCAACACGGTGTTGCAACAGCAATTGCTTGCTCATTATTAGGTCTAAAATGCCGCGTTTACATGGGTAAAGTTGACTGTGACCGTCAACAACCGAATGTGTTTCGAATGGAATTAATGGGCGCAAAAGTAATCCCGGTAACAGCCGGCTCTGGCACCTTAAAAGATGCGGTTAATGAAGCGCTTCGAGATTGGTCGGCAAATTACGATACCGCGCACTATTTACTTGGCACGGCAGCAGGCCCGCATCCGTTTCCAACCATCGTCCGTGAATTTCAAAAGATGATCGGTATCGAAGCCAAACAACAGATATTGCAAGAGCAAGGTCGTTTGCCCGATTACGTTGTCGCTTGTGTCGGTGGCGGCTCAAATGCGATTGGCATGTTCCACGACTTTATCAATGAAGACAAGGTTAAACTTGTTGGTGTTGAGGCCGGTGGTAAAGGCGTTCAGACTCACCATCATGGCGCCACACTGGTTGCTGGTAGCAAAGGTATGTTACACGGTGCCTATACCTACATAATGCAAGACAAGTATGGTCAGATAGAAGAGTCTTACTCGGTATCTGCGGGCTTGGATTACCCAGGTGTTGGACCACAACATGCAATGTTAAAAGAAACAGGACGTGCCCAGTACGTACCGATTAACGATGATGAAGCACTAGAAGCGTTTCAAGCTCTATCACGCAATGAAGGTATTATTCCAGCCTTAGAATCATCTCATGCGCTAGCGCATGCGTTAAAAATAGCCGAAAGCGCCGAACAGGAAACGGTGATATTGGTTAATTTATCCGGTCGAGGTGACAAAGATTTGAGTCACGTTATGGGGATTTTGTCTGGTGAAAATTATCGGGAGAAAAGCTAA
- a CDS encoding aminodeoxychorismate/anthranilate synthase component II, whose protein sequence is MTKLYMLDNLDSFTYNLVDEFKRLGYEPVIYRNNLDAQFIYDKMQQESDDVILVLSPGPGNPQNAGCLMALIDLCRGQYPILGICLGHQALVEHYGGKVDRAGEIVHGKASSIVHDGFGPFKGLPSPLPVARYHSLVATKMPDSLEVIAEYNELVMALAHQDDKVLGFQFHPESLLTSKGSVLLAQSFAYLTGELTSTERLTSQTDKE, encoded by the coding sequence ATGACCAAATTATATATGCTCGATAATCTTGACTCGTTCACTTACAACCTGGTCGATGAGTTTAAGCGCTTAGGTTATGAGCCGGTGATATATCGTAACAACCTAGATGCGCAGTTTATTTACGACAAAATGCAACAAGAATCAGACGATGTCATATTGGTATTGTCACCTGGCCCCGGTAATCCGCAAAACGCTGGTTGCTTAATGGCATTGATCGATTTGTGTCGAGGACAATACCCCATATTAGGTATTTGCCTAGGTCATCAAGCCTTGGTTGAGCATTACGGTGGCAAAGTTGACCGTGCTGGCGAGATTGTCCACGGCAAAGCGTCGAGTATTGTCCATGATGGTTTTGGCCCTTTTAAAGGACTACCGTCGCCGTTACCTGTGGCCCGATATCATTCATTAGTTGCGACAAAAATGCCCGATAGCTTAGAGGTCATCGCTGAATATAATGAGCTGGTGATGGCACTCGCGCACCAAGACGACAAAGTTCTTGGTTTTCAATTTCACCCGGAATCGTTACTGACCTCAAAAGGCAGTGTGTTATTGGCGCAAAGTTTTGCCTACTTAACCGGTGAATTAACATCAACAGAACGGCTAACAAGCCAAACTGACAAGGAATGA
- a CDS encoding anthranilate synthase component 1 codes for MNTNTEQNNLSAVCDSLRVCTQTLAAPYQSDPLALYQKLSQQSEHSLLLESAEISDKRALKSLILVDAHLKIVCNGNQVTITALQQQGHLLLSYLQSTLAQQSQISLELSNDTLVVEFADNVQQLDEMSRLLATNPMQVIRQIQQVKSDDHPFSVFLGGCFSFDLITMSETLPTVQDGENSCPDYVFYFAESLIVIDHQQQSSEIIVNSLITDDSRHDDYILKSKLRLAELQFRCEKAYIGADLDLQRKTTQHADVDIGDEQFCQQVETLKENIRAGDIFQVVPSRGFSLPCPDSLLAYKALKKTNPSPYMFYLKDQDYCLFGASPESALKFSSESRQVELYPIAGTRPRGFRSDGRYCDDLDGRIELELRNDEKEKAEHLMLVDLARNDIARVSEGGTRFVAELLKVDRYSHVMHLVSRVVGTLQPQLDALHAYQACMNMGTLSGAPKVMATKLIRQIEGKRRGSYGGAVGYLTGQGEMDTCIVIRSAFVQNGRALVQAGAGVVYDSQPQAEADETRQKAQAVLNAIRIANANVDAVHEQGA; via the coding sequence ATGAATACCAACACTGAACAAAACAATCTATCTGCGGTTTGCGACTCATTACGAGTTTGCACGCAAACGCTGGCTGCACCGTATCAGTCAGACCCATTAGCGCTATATCAAAAACTCAGCCAACAAAGTGAGCATTCGCTATTGCTCGAGTCGGCCGAAATAAGTGATAAGCGCGCATTAAAGTCTCTTATTCTTGTCGACGCGCATTTAAAAATCGTATGCAATGGCAATCAAGTAACCATCACTGCGTTGCAACAACAAGGCCACTTATTGTTAAGCTACTTGCAATCAACATTGGCACAACAATCGCAAATAAGCCTTGAATTAAGCAACGATACTTTAGTGGTCGAATTTGCAGACAATGTCCAGCAACTCGATGAAATGTCGCGATTATTGGCCACCAACCCAATGCAAGTTATTCGCCAAATTCAACAAGTTAAAAGTGACGACCACCCATTTTCGGTGTTTTTAGGCGGTTGCTTTTCATTTGATTTAATTACCATGAGCGAAACCCTGCCAACGGTTCAAGACGGAGAAAACAGCTGCCCTGATTATGTATTTTATTTTGCCGAATCTTTGATTGTTATCGATCATCAACAACAAAGCAGTGAAATCATCGTCAATAGCTTGATAACCGATGACAGCCGTCATGATGACTACATCTTAAAAAGTAAATTACGATTGGCAGAATTGCAGTTTCGTTGTGAAAAAGCTTACATCGGCGCTGATCTGGATTTGCAACGTAAAACCACGCAACACGCCGATGTCGATATTGGTGATGAGCAATTTTGCCAACAAGTAGAAACCTTGAAAGAAAACATCAGAGCCGGTGATATTTTTCAGGTCGTGCCATCCCGTGGTTTTAGCTTACCATGCCCAGACTCACTACTTGCATATAAGGCGTTGAAGAAAACCAACCCAAGCCCTTATATGTTTTACTTAAAAGATCAGGACTATTGTTTATTTGGTGCCAGCCCAGAATCGGCATTAAAGTTTTCCAGTGAATCACGCCAAGTTGAGCTATACCCGATTGCCGGTACTCGTCCACGCGGCTTTCGCAGCGATGGCCGTTATTGTGACGATCTTGATGGTCGTATTGAATTGGAATTACGTAACGATGAAAAAGAAAAAGCTGAGCATTTGATGTTGGTGGATTTAGCCCGCAATGATATTGCCCGAGTTAGCGAAGGCGGTACGCGCTTTGTCGCCGAATTATTGAAAGTGGACCGCTATTCACACGTTATGCATTTAGTGTCTCGCGTCGTCGGCACCTTACAGCCGCAACTTGACGCCCTGCATGCCTATCAAGCCTGTATGAATATGGGTACGTTGTCCGGCGCACCTAAAGTGATGGCAACCAAACTTATCCGCCAAATAGAAGGCAAACGCCGTGGCAGTTATGGTGGCGCCGTTGGTTACCTTACCGGCCAAGGTGAAATGGACACGTGTATCGTGATTCGTTCTGCCTTTGTCCAAAACGGCCGCGCCTTAGTGCAAGCCGGAGCAGGTGTCGTTTATGACTCACAGCCCCAAGCGGAAGCCGACGAAACCAGACAAAAAGCGCAAGCGGTGCTAAATGCGATTCGCATCGCTAATGCCAACGTAGACGCTGTGCACGAGCAAGGAGCTTAA
- the trpCF gene encoding bifunctional indole-3-glycerol-phosphate synthase TrpC/phosphoribosylanthranilate isomerase TrpF, whose translation MANILEKIVADKRTEVDALKQQMPLAEFIDDLMPTDRDMYAALSQDNAGFILECKKASPSKGLIRDIFDPVEIASVYQQYAAAISVLTDYKYFQGKHDYLQQVRQTVQCPVLNKDFFIDEYQIHLGRYYGADAILLMLSVLDDQQYKALAKVAEHYNMAILTEVSNVEETQRAIDLNAKLIGINNRNLRDLSTDLSTTFELATMIPDDRLIISESGIYNNKQVRELAPLANGFLVGSSIMAEEDIDLACRRLIYGNNKVCGLSRADDVIAAAKNGAVMAGMIFVEQSPRYISVEQAIDVQQQVAERFEHGIDYVAVFKDQHIDDVTAICKQLHINAVQLHGNEDSEYINTLKQRLDDKIRIIKALPVDAEIAPFTQGADLYLLDNKQGGSGQAFDWSIVQTSNNDFSQCLLAGGLNCDNLNCAIRLLNDQDMQGVDLNSGLELAPGVKDADKIQQAFALLRQY comes from the coding sequence ATGGCTAACATACTAGAAAAAATTGTCGCCGATAAACGTACCGAAGTTGACGCCTTAAAGCAGCAAATGCCATTGGCTGAGTTTATAGACGATTTAATGCCAACAGATCGCGATATGTACGCGGCGTTGTCACAAGACAATGCCGGTTTTATTCTTGAGTGCAAAAAGGCCTCACCATCAAAAGGGTTGATTCGCGATATCTTTGACCCCGTTGAAATCGCCTCGGTATACCAACAATATGCGGCGGCGATATCGGTGTTGACCGACTATAAATATTTTCAGGGTAAACACGATTATTTACAGCAAGTTCGCCAAACAGTGCAATGCCCGGTTCTTAATAAAGACTTTTTTATCGATGAATACCAGATTCATTTGGGCCGTTACTATGGTGCCGACGCCATACTATTGATGTTAAGCGTATTGGACGATCAACAATACAAAGCACTGGCCAAGGTCGCTGAACACTACAATATGGCGATATTAACGGAAGTATCAAATGTAGAAGAAACCCAGCGCGCAATCGATTTAAATGCCAAGCTCATCGGTATTAACAATCGTAATTTACGTGATTTAAGTACCGATTTAAGCACCACCTTTGAGCTTGCGACGATGATCCCTGATGACCGATTAATAATCTCTGAATCAGGTATTTACAACAATAAACAAGTACGAGAGCTGGCGCCGTTAGCGAATGGCTTTTTAGTCGGTAGCTCAATAATGGCAGAAGAGGATATCGATCTTGCCTGTCGTCGCTTAATCTATGGCAACAACAAAGTGTGCGGCCTAAGCAGAGCTGACGATGTTATCGCTGCCGCTAAAAACGGCGCCGTGATGGCTGGAATGATCTTTGTTGAACAGTCACCTCGTTATATATCTGTTGAGCAAGCCATTGACGTGCAACAACAAGTCGCCGAACGCTTTGAACACGGCATCGATTACGTTGCAGTGTTTAAAGATCAACACATCGACGATGTCACCGCCATTTGCAAACAATTGCACATCAACGCAGTGCAACTGCATGGCAACGAAGATAGCGAATACATTAACACTTTAAAACAACGACTTGATGATAAAATACGCATCATTAAAGCATTGCCTGTGGACGCGGAGATAGCGCCATTTACGCAAGGTGCCGATCTGTACTTATTGGACAACAAACAAGGCGGTTCAGGACAAGCTTTTGACTGGTCAATAGTGCAAACAAGCAATAACGACTTTAGTCAATGCCTGTTAGCCGGTGGACTCAATTGCGACAATTTAAACTGCGCGATAAGACTGCTAAACGATCAAGATATGCAAGGTGTTGATTTAAATTCCGGCTTGGAACTGGCACCAGGTGTTAAAGATGCCGACAAAATACAGCAGGCCTTTGCTCTGCTGAGACAGTATTAA
- the trpD gene encoding anthranilate phosphoribosyltransferase, which produces MMSILQTLIDGNDLTQQQSQQFFAEVIHGDVDANLLASVLTALRIKGETPEEIAGAALAIRAAATPFPQNNRKLVDCVGTGGDGHNTINISTTAALVAGACGLDVAKHGNRSVSSKSGSADLLEAFGVKLDMAPSTALDCIEHAGTCFLFAPRYHMGFKHAAPVRAAMGVRTLFNILGPLVNPAAPKVMLLGVYDNALLMPMAKALQLTGVERAWVVHGSGLDEVAIHGETEVVEINGAQITQHIVSPSDFGLATHPLEQIKGGTPEENATYSMAILEGHGAPAHTAAVIINAAALLYLAGKADDLQQAAEKVTEIIGQGLPAKTLKALVEVSNG; this is translated from the coding sequence ATGATGAGTATTTTACAAACATTGATCGACGGTAATGATTTAACTCAGCAGCAAAGCCAACAATTTTTTGCTGAGGTCATTCACGGTGACGTTGACGCTAACTTGCTTGCCAGCGTATTAACCGCTTTGCGCATCAAAGGGGAAACGCCAGAAGAGATTGCCGGCGCTGCGTTAGCGATTCGCGCCGCAGCAACGCCATTTCCACAGAACAACCGCAAATTAGTCGATTGTGTCGGCACCGGCGGTGATGGGCACAACACCATAAACATATCCACCACAGCGGCACTGGTCGCTGGCGCCTGTGGTCTTGATGTCGCCAAACATGGTAACCGCAGTGTCTCAAGCAAATCCGGTTCAGCCGACCTACTTGAAGCGTTTGGTGTGAAACTGGACATGGCACCATCAACAGCGCTGGATTGCATTGAGCACGCAGGTACTTGCTTCTTGTTTGCGCCGCGCTATCACATGGGCTTTAAACATGCCGCACCTGTACGAGCGGCAATGGGCGTTAGAACCTTATTTAATATCCTTGGCCCATTAGTCAACCCTGCCGCTCCCAAAGTGATGTTGCTTGGCGTATACGATAATGCGTTATTGATGCCAATGGCTAAAGCGTTGCAATTAACCGGTGTCGAACGGGCATGGGTCGTGCATGGTAGTGGTTTAGATGAAGTGGCGATACATGGCGAGACGGAGGTGGTCGAAATCAACGGCGCGCAAATTACTCAACATATCGTATCACCGAGCGATTTTGGCTTGGCCACTCACCCGCTAGAACAAATCAAAGGCGGCACACCTGAAGAAAACGCAACTTATAGCATGGCCATTCTTGAAGGTCATGGCGCCCCTGCTCATACCGCAGCGGTGATCATCAATGCGGCGGCCCTACTTTACTTAGCGGGCAAAGCCGATGATTTACAACAAGCGGCAGAAAAAGTGACCGAGATCATTGGCCAAGGCTTGCCCGCAAAAACTCTTAAAGCGTTGGTTGAGGTAAGTAATGGCTAA